The proteins below come from a single Mya arenaria isolate MELC-2E11 chromosome 8, ASM2691426v1 genomic window:
- the LOC128242546 gene encoding uncharacterized protein LOC128242546: MAYTNINIRFVFYWRDLLVIAAATYGTDKLISHACDYNQHDNHGRSIIIASVAKSKKAMDRNAASAATSGLHLHNVRYKGQYSPSGHNVCVNPGDGYNGLPDSARNHCTTYAAAGVYCTHNTDIQLHAPASRLHSLTKTDANRVFLFG; the protein is encoded by the exons ATGGCTTATACAAACATCAACATACGTTTTGTT TTCTACTGGCGTGATTTGCTGGTAATTGCCGCAGCGACGTATGGCACAGACAAGCTCATCAGTCACGCGTGTGACTACAACCAGCACGATAACCACGGACGTTCCATTATCATTGCCAGCGTTGCCAAGTCAAAGAAGGCCATGGACAGGAATGCTGCCTCCGCTGCTACTAGTGGTTTGCATTTACACAA TGTTCGTTACAAAGGTCAGTACAGCCCAAGTGGCCATAACGTCTGTGTCAATCCTGGAGACGGATACAACGGGCTGCCGGACTCTGCTCGGAACCACTGCACCACGTACGCCGCTGCCGGGGTCTACTGCACACACAACACCGACATCCAGTTACACGCTCCAGCTTCGAGGTTACACTCGTTGACGAAGACCGATGCTAACCGTGTTTTCTTGTTCGGTTAA